In Neoarius graeffei isolate fNeoGra1 chromosome 9, fNeoGra1.pri, whole genome shotgun sequence, one genomic interval encodes:
- the nr4a2a gene encoding nuclear receptor subfamily 4 group A member 2a, which yields MPCVQAQYGSSPQGASPASQSYSYHTSGEYSCDFLTPEFVKFSMDLTNTEITAATTSLPSFSTFVDSYNPSYDVKPPPCLYQVPPAHASEQPSIKVEDVPMHGYHHHHHHPHPHHHQQPQGHLGPQPDDVMAHSGSVYFKPSASPHAPGGGPNFQVQPSHVWEDASSLHAFHQNYVAAASHAMEQRKNPVSRLSLFSFKQSPPGTPVSSCQMRFDGPLHVAMSHEGPGAHRALDGQSFAVPGAVRKQAGVAFPHTLQLSHGHQLLDAQMPSPPSRGSPSNEGMCAVCGDNAACQHYGVRTCEGCKGFFKRTVQKNAKYVCLANKNCPVDKRRRNRCQYCRFQKCLVVGMVKEVVRTASLKGRRGRLPSKPKSPPDAAPPSPPVSLLSALVRAHVDSNPNMSNLDYSRFHAGPDYQLSGDDTQHVQQFYDLLTGSMEIIRGWAEKIPGFTELSKQDQDLLFESAFLELFVLRLAYRSNPMEGKLIFCNGVVMHRLQCVRGFGEWIDAIVEFSSNLQSMNVDISAFSCIAALAMVTERHGLKEPKKVEDLQNKIVNCLKDQVAFNGAALNRPNYLSKLLGKLPELRTLCTQGLQRIFYLKLEDLVPPPAIIDKLFLDTLPF from the exons ATGCCCTGCGTTCAGGCTCAGTACGGCTCATCGCCGCAGGGCGCGAGTCCCGCCTCGCAGAGCTACAGCTACCACACCAGCGGCGAGTACAGCTGTGACTTCCTCACCCCCGAGTTCGTCAAGTTCAGCATGGATCTGACCAACACCGAGATCACAGCCGCTACCACGTCTCTGCCCAGCTTTAGCACATTTGTGGACAGCTACAACCCCAGCTACGACGTGAAACCTCCGCCGTGTCTGTACCAGGTGCCTCCTGCGCACGCCTCCGAACAGCCCTCGATCAAAGTGGAGGATGTGCCCATGCACGggtatcaccaccatcaccaccacccgcaccctcatcatcatcagcagccgCAGGGTCACCTGGGCCCGCAGCCGGACGACGTGATGGCGCACTCGGGCTCCGTTTACTTCAAGCCGTCTGCTTCGCCGCACGCGCCTGGCGGCGGCCCGAACTTCCAGGTACAGCCGAGCCACGTGTGGGAGGACGCGAGCTCGCTGCACGCCTTCCACCAGAACTACGTGGCGGCCGCATCGCACGCCATGGAGCAGCGCAAGAACCCCGTGTCGCGCCTCTCGCTCTTCTCCTTTAAGCAGTCGCCCCCGGGGACGCCCGTGTCCAGCTGCCAGATGCGCTTCGACGGCCCGTTACATGTGGCTATGAGTCACGAGGGCCCGGGCGCGCACCGAGCCCTGGACGGCCAAAGCTTCGCGGTGCCCGGCGCTGTGCGGAAACAAGCTGGGGTCGCGTTCCCACATACTCTGCAGCTCAGCCACGGACACCAGCTTCTCGACGCGCAGATGCCGTCACCACCATCCAGAGGCTCCCCGTCCAACGAGGGGATGTGCGCCGTGTGCGGGGATAACGCAGCGTGCCAACATTACGGCGTGCGCACGTGCGAGGGATGCAAAGGCTTCTTTAAG CGCACTGTGCAGAAGAATGCCAAATATGTGTGTCTGGCGAATAAAAACTGTCCTGTTGATAAGCGCCGGAGAAACAGGTGTCAGTACTGCCGCTTCCAAAAGTGCCTAGTTGTCGGGATGGTTAAAGAAG TTGTTCGGACTGCCAGTTTGAAAGGCCGGAGAGGTCGTTTACCCTCCAAACCCAAAAGTCCCCCGGATGCGGCGCCTCCATCACCCCCAGTCAGCCTCCTCAGTGCTCTGGTCAGAGCCCATGTGGACTCCAACCCCAACATGTCCAACCTGGACTACTCGAGG TTCCACGCGGGTCCGGATTACCAGCTGAGTGGAGACGACACGCAGCATGTGCAGCAGTTTTACGACCTGCTCACGGGATCGATGGAGATCATCCGCGGCTGGGCCGAGAAGATCCCGGGCTTCACCGAGCTCTCCAAACAGGACCAGGACCTGCTCTTCGAGTCCGCCTTTCTCGAGCTCTTCGTTCTGCGCCTCGCCTACag atccaACCCAATGGAAGGGAAGCTGATCTTCTGTAACGGTGTGGTGATGCACCGGCTGCAGTGTGTGCGTGGTTTCGGCGAGTGGATCGACGCCATCGTGGAGTTCTCCTCCAACCTGCAGAGCATGAACGTAGATATCTCGGCCTTCTCCTGCATCGCCGCGCTCGCCATGGTGACAG AGAGACACGGGCTTAAGGAGCCAAAGAAAGTGGAGGATCTCCAAAACAAGATCGTGAACTGTCTGAAGGACCAGGTGGCGTTTAACGGAGCTGCACTGAACCGCCCCAACTACCTGTCCAAGCTGCTGGGGAAGCTGCCCGAGCTGCGCACACTGTGCACACAGGGCCTGCAGCGCATCTTCTACCTGAAACTGGAGGACCTGGTGCCTCCTCCAGCAATAATCGACAAACTGTTCCTCGACACGCTGCCCTtttaa